The following proteins are encoded in a genomic region of Dokdonia donghaensis DSW-1:
- a CDS encoding GatB/YqeY domain-containing protein, with protein MSLSKDVMTAMKEAMKAKDQNALTSLRAIKSAILLAQTESGAKEEITEEQELKLLQKLVKQRKDSAAIFNEQGRADLAEPELAQAEVIAQFLPEQLGEDDIAKVVDEVIATTGAQGMKDMGKVMGQVNGKLAGKADGKTISTIVKSRLS; from the coding sequence ATGAGTCTATCTAAAGATGTGATGACGGCTATGAAGGAGGCTATGAAGGCCAAAGATCAAAATGCCCTTACATCACTACGCGCTATAAAATCTGCTATCTTACTTGCACAAACAGAAAGCGGTGCAAAAGAAGAAATAACAGAGGAGCAAGAGTTAAAATTGCTTCAAAAACTTGTTAAACAACGTAAGGATAGTGCAGCCATATTTAATGAACAAGGTAGAGCAGATCTTGCAGAGCCTGAGCTTGCTCAAGCAGAAGTTATTGCACAATTTTTACCTGAACAACTAGGAGAAGATGATATAGCCAAAGTGGTAGATGAGGTCATAGCTACTACTGGTGCTCAAGGAATGAAGGATATGGGTAAAGTAATGGGGCAGGTTAATGGCAAGCTAGCTGGTAAAGCAGATGGTAAGACTATAAGTACGATCGTAAAATCAAGACTGAGCTAG
- the ftsZ gene encoding cell division protein FtsZ, with protein MSTTQFNNITFDLPKNQSNVIKVIGVGGGGSNAINHMFQQGIKGVDFVICNTDAQALENSTVPIKIQLGVGLTEGLGAGANPEVGEQAAIESEMDIKQMLGTNTKMIFITAGMGGGTGTGAAPVIAKMARELDILVVGIVTIPFQFEGKMRNEQAQKGVDRLRAQVDSLIVINNNKLREVYGNLGFKAGFSKADEVLATASRGIAEVITHHYTQNIDLRDAKTVLSKSGTAIMGSATASGTSRANEAISKALDSPLLNDNKITGAKNVLLLIVSGGDEITIDEIGEINDHIQAEAGHSANIIMGVGEDDSLGDAISVTIIATGFNAEQQNDIVNVETKKIIHTLEEEQKAQQDLMPEATVEIPPAPPVEPQKPVAPAKIVHTLDLDELEDTTSAFAKAPVKEVPQEKAPEAPQAKARQEAPANQQYKMDIVPTTDIIKNINVVYDEILAENDADFEIIDTTVRQESPVVENKEPEGNGMLFFDMPLNADTTVQEEESAPKLFDLDDSIASIEVNEPIEIIPVTEHTNDGETRYSLEDYMELEETLSSASIVKEDIDEEETIVFETKTVAPQEKVEDDPEVEIDPMNSPISKLLIDRASERKRKMKEFNYKFRNNQSRIEEIEKQPAYKRMGIDLDETPKKDGNLSRTSLSTDDNDEVQLRKNNSFLHDNVD; from the coding sequence ATGAGTACGACACAATTTAATAACATCACATTTGATTTACCTAAAAACCAAAGCAATGTCATAAAAGTGATAGGTGTAGGTGGAGGAGGTAGCAATGCTATTAACCATATGTTCCAGCAGGGCATAAAAGGTGTAGATTTTGTAATCTGTAATACAGATGCACAAGCACTTGAGAATAGTACAGTGCCTATTAAGATACAACTAGGTGTAGGTCTTACAGAAGGTCTTGGTGCAGGAGCAAATCCAGAAGTGGGTGAGCAAGCTGCCATAGAGAGTGAGATGGATATTAAACAGATGTTAGGTACTAACACAAAGATGATCTTTATTACTGCCGGGATGGGTGGTGGTACAGGTACTGGTGCTGCTCCTGTAATTGCAAAGATGGCTCGTGAGCTTGATATCCTAGTCGTAGGGATAGTCACGATTCCTTTCCAGTTTGAAGGAAAAATGCGTAACGAACAAGCCCAGAAAGGAGTAGATAGACTGCGTGCTCAGGTAGACTCACTCATTGTAATAAATAATAATAAGCTACGTGAGGTTTATGGAAACCTAGGCTTTAAAGCTGGTTTTAGTAAAGCAGATGAGGTTCTTGCCACAGCCTCAAGAGGTATAGCAGAGGTAATAACACACCACTACACACAAAACATTGACTTGCGTGATGCAAAGACAGTGTTAAGTAAATCTGGTACAGCTATAATGGGTAGCGCTACTGCCAGTGGTACAAGTCGTGCAAACGAGGCAATATCAAAAGCGCTAGACTCACCATTACTTAATGATAACAAGATTACAGGTGCAAAGAATGTACTACTCCTTATTGTTTCTGGTGGTGATGAGATTACTATAGACGAGATAGGTGAAATAAATGATCACATACAAGCAGAGGCTGGTCACAGTGCAAATATCATTATGGGTGTAGGTGAAGATGACTCTCTAGGAGATGCAATTTCTGTAACAATAATAGCAACAGGTTTTAATGCAGAGCAGCAAAACGATATTGTAAACGTTGAGACAAAAAAAATCATACACACGCTAGAGGAGGAGCAAAAAGCACAACAAGACCTTATGCCAGAGGCTACGGTAGAGATACCGCCAGCACCACCAGTTGAGCCTCAGAAACCAGTAGCACCAGCTAAGATTGTACACACGCTAGACTTAGATGAGCTGGAGGATACTACTAGCGCTTTCGCGAAAGCGCCTGTAAAAGAAGTTCCACAAGAAAAAGCTCCAGAAGCACCACAGGCTAAGGCAAGACAAGAAGCTCCAGCAAACCAGCAATATAAAATGGATATTGTGCCTACAACAGATATTATAAAAAATATCAATGTAGTATATGATGAAATTCTAGCCGAAAATGATGCAGACTTTGAAATCATAGATACAACTGTACGTCAAGAAAGCCCAGTAGTTGAAAATAAAGAGCCAGAAGGAAACGGAATGCTTTTTTTTGATATGCCACTTAATGCAGACACCACTGTACAAGAGGAAGAAAGTGCACCTAAGCTTTTTGACCTTGACGACAGCATAGCATCAATAGAAGTAAATGAGCCTATAGAAATCATTCCAGTTACTGAGCATACTAATGATGGAGAGACTCGCTACAGTCTTGAAGATTATATGGAGCTCGAAGAGACACTCTCAAGTGCCTCTATTGTAAAAGAAGATATTGATGAGGAAGAAACAATCGTTTTTGAAACAAAGACAGTTGCTCCTCAAGAGAAAGTAGAAGATGACCCAGAGGTAGAAATAGACCCTATGAATAGCCCTATCTCAAAGTTACTTATAGATAGAGCCTCAGAGCGTAAGCGTAAGATGAAGGAGTTTAACTACAAGTTTAGAAATAACCAGTCACGTATAGAAGAGATTGAGAAGCAGCCTGCATATAAACGTATGGGTATAGATCTAGATGAGACGCCAAAAAAAGATGGTAACCTATCTAGAACGTCACTCTCTACAGATGATAATGACGAAGTACAACTACGTAAGAACAACTCATTTCTACACGATAATGTAGATTAA
- a CDS encoding helix-turn-helix domain-containing protein, whose product MKKIPNISFKGEDNEKDFELLSLTDFFTMIPTIKDHDPMRPHRVNFFVLLIVIEGTGTHQIDLKEYSLKAGTVLKIAKGQVHAFQKKPTYKGYLIVFTEAFLLNYFSKSSINLISHFYNYYLVSPITYNKGLNEALLNQLIPELKIETTFGRKNIVASLLDLYLLRLERSVNSSLLLYSESKNYTKFIQFKNLVEVDFTSTRNVKDYAQKMLVSTKFLNQIVKEFTLNTAKSFIDNLVILEAKREIVSLDKSVKEIAFDIGFDEVTNFTKFFKNRMGVTPNEFRKAHLY is encoded by the coding sequence TTGAAAAAAATACCTAACATATCATTTAAAGGTGAGGATAACGAGAAAGATTTTGAGTTGTTAAGTTTGACTGACTTCTTTACAATGATTCCCACAATTAAAGATCACGACCCTATGCGTCCACATAGAGTGAATTTTTTTGTGCTACTCATTGTTATTGAGGGAACGGGTACACATCAAATTGATTTAAAAGAATACTCACTAAAAGCCGGTACCGTTCTTAAAATTGCAAAAGGTCAGGTTCACGCCTTTCAAAAAAAGCCAACATATAAGGGCTATTTGATTGTGTTTACCGAAGCTTTTCTCTTAAATTATTTTTCCAAATCCTCGATCAATTTAATTTCTCACTTTTATAATTATTACTTAGTATCTCCTATTACTTATAATAAGGGGCTTAATGAAGCTTTGTTAAATCAACTTATCCCAGAACTCAAGATTGAAACCACCTTTGGTCGTAAAAATATTGTTGCTTCGTTATTAGATCTTTACCTCTTGAGGCTTGAGCGCTCGGTTAATTCATCACTATTACTCTACAGTGAGTCAAAAAATTACACCAAGTTTATACAATTTAAAAACCTGGTAGAAGTTGACTTTACCTCTACGCGAAATGTAAAAGATTATGCACAGAAGATGCTTGTCTCTACAAAGTTCTTGAATCAGATAGTAAAAGAATTTACATTAAATACGGCTAAGTCTTTTATAGACAACTTGGTAATCCTTGAGGCCAAGCGTGAGATTGTGAGCTTAGACAAAAGCGTTAAAGAAATCGCTTTTGATATTGGTTTTGATGAGGTAACTAATTTCACAAAATTCTTTAAGAATAGAATGGGTGTGACGCCTAATGAATTTAGAAAGGCACATCTCTATTAA
- a CDS encoding OmpA family protein yields the protein MKNFLRGITLLVCFLFYITGAAQDAKLARANKKFNQLAYIDAIEIYKDLVAEGFKSYDVFKKIAEAYYYNGKYSQAQEWYKKITENYADSVSAEHYFRYAQTLRATKEYDESDDMMQIFTSLSGNDFRARLFQENPDYVAVEGYKESLYEINMLRTLNSRYSDFGPAYYKGQIVFASARDTGTVSRRIHRWTNQPFLDLYKSTIKEGGTMSPPSRFSNKLNTKYHESSPTFSKDGKTIYFTRNNYTKDKYKASKDGINKLKIYKSTYLASSKNWTIAEEVPFNSDDFSNAHPALSSDGKYLYFSSDRAGGVGRSDIWRVAINEDGTYGEPENMGKPINTEGREAFPFMSDTGNLYYASDGYPGLGGLDVYVTNPSSEEIAVVGVGAPINSSSDDFGYIVNDSIKMGFFSSSRAQGMGSDDIYRFKQTEKPPRKCDIPISGYVTDKNTKTPITDAKVQLLDPDNKVLQEVQVSPKGKYTFDLVCSQNYIIRASSKTYYSNEVFVMTPATEQSLERDIELELRLTEVGVGDDLAKLLNLNPIYFDYNKSDIRPDAALELTKVISAMKQVPAMVINVRSHTDSRGKDSYNLSLSDRRAKSTVAYIISRGINAERISGNGYGETQLVNGCGNNSDCTEEQHQLNRRSEFIVVNQ from the coding sequence ATGAAGAATTTTTTACGTGGGATCACGTTATTAGTCTGTTTTTTATTTTATATCACAGGGGCGGCTCAAGATGCAAAACTTGCCAGGGCAAATAAAAAATTTAATCAGCTTGCATATATAGATGCAATAGAAATCTACAAAGATCTCGTAGCAGAAGGCTTTAAGTCTTATGATGTTTTCAAAAAAATAGCAGAAGCTTATTACTATAACGGTAAGTACTCACAAGCACAAGAGTGGTATAAAAAGATCACAGAAAATTATGCAGACTCCGTAAGTGCAGAGCATTATTTTAGATATGCACAAACTTTACGAGCAACAAAGGAGTATGACGAGTCTGATGATATGATGCAAATTTTTACCTCCTTAAGTGGTAATGATTTTAGAGCAAGGCTATTTCAAGAAAATCCAGATTATGTGGCAGTAGAGGGATATAAGGAGAGTCTTTATGAGATTAATATGTTGCGCACGCTTAACTCTAGGTATTCAGATTTTGGACCAGCATATTATAAGGGGCAAATTGTTTTTGCCTCTGCAAGAGATACCGGTACAGTTAGCAGACGTATACATAGATGGACTAATCAACCTTTTTTAGATTTATATAAATCTACAATTAAAGAAGGTGGTACAATGTCACCACCTTCACGATTTAGTAACAAACTCAATACAAAATATCACGAGAGCTCTCCTACATTTTCTAAGGATGGTAAAACCATTTATTTTACCCGTAACAATTATACCAAAGACAAGTATAAAGCCTCAAAAGATGGGATTAATAAGCTAAAGATTTATAAATCTACTTATCTCGCTTCTTCAAAAAACTGGACCATAGCAGAAGAGGTTCCCTTTAATAGTGATGATTTTTCAAACGCTCATCCAGCATTGAGTAGTGATGGTAAGTATCTCTATTTCTCTTCAGATAGAGCTGGAGGAGTAGGTAGATCAGACATCTGGAGGGTCGCTATAAATGAAGATGGGACGTATGGAGAACCAGAAAATATGGGCAAACCTATAAATACCGAAGGTAGAGAGGCGTTTCCTTTTATGAGTGATACAGGTAATTTATATTATGCTTCAGACGGTTATCCAGGCTTAGGCGGTCTAGATGTTTATGTTACAAATCCCTCTTCAGAAGAGATTGCTGTTGTGGGTGTGGGAGCGCCTATTAATAGCTCTAGTGATGACTTTGGTTACATTGTAAATGATAGCATAAAAATGGGCTTTTTCTCGTCTAGTCGTGCTCAGGGTATGGGTAGTGATGACATCTACCGTTTTAAACAGACAGAAAAACCACCTCGCAAATGTGATATACCTATAAGTGGTTATGTAACAGATAAAAACACAAAAACACCTATTACAGATGCAAAGGTGCAACTTCTAGATCCTGATAATAAGGTTTTACAAGAAGTACAGGTCTCGCCTAAGGGTAAGTATACATTTGATCTTGTTTGCTCTCAGAATTATATCATACGCGCTTCCTCCAAAACGTATTACTCAAACGAAGTTTTTGTGATGACACCAGCAACAGAGCAAAGTTTAGAAAGAGATATAGAGTTAGAACTTAGACTTACAGAAGTAGGCGTAGGAGACGATCTTGCAAAGCTTCTCAATTTGAACCCTATATATTTTGACTACAACAAGTCAGATATACGACCAGATGCAGCACTTGAGCTTACTAAAGTCATATCTGCTATGAAGCAAGTACCGGCAATGGTTATTAACGTTCGCTCACATACAGATAGTAGAGGTAAAGATTCTTATAACTTGTCATTATCAGATAGACGAGCAAAGTCTACAGTGGCATATATCATCTCAAGAGGTATAAATGCAGAGCGTATAAGTGGTAATGGTTATGGAGAGACACAACTTGTAAATGGCTGTGGTAACAATAGTGACTGTACCGAGGAGCAGCACCAGTTAAACAGACGCTCAGAGTTTATTGTTGTTAATCAGTAA
- the murC gene encoding UDP-N-acetylmuramate--L-alanine ligase, with the protein MKALKDIQNFYFIGIGGIGMSALAFYFQNEGKNVAGYDKTPSDVTRKLQEAGVAVHFQDKGDAIDETFADKENTLVIYTPAVPSTMGELVRFRESGHTLKKRAEVLGLIANQSFSLAVAGTHGKTTTSSILGHLLAATGAPVTAFVGGITNNYNGNLIQNGSDITVVEADEFDRSFLQLTPDILCITSMDADHLDIYEDEADLVATFQEFGSLVAPEMRFIKNGLPLAGNTVGIEDDATYSAQNVRIVAGAYHFDFKYPEGVLKDLKFTLPGRHNLFNATTALSMAVAYGTPVAKLPEALASYTGVNRRFTYRYQSQDKVLIDDYAHHPTEIAAVYQSIKEMYPGEEVLAIFQPHLFSRTKDFMADFATELSRFDEVALLDIYPARELPIDSVTSQALLDKMTLSNKEIVTKNRLPEIVTASNKKIVVMMGAGDIGVEILKVAKKLQSED; encoded by the coding sequence ATGAAAGCACTTAAGGACATACAGAACTTTTACTTTATCGGCATAGGCGGTATAGGGATGAGTGCGCTTGCTTTTTATTTTCAAAATGAGGGTAAAAATGTAGCGGGTTATGATAAAACGCCTTCAGATGTGACGCGCAAGTTGCAAGAGGCTGGCGTTGCTGTTCATTTTCAAGATAAGGGAGATGCGATAGATGAGACCTTTGCAGATAAGGAAAACACGCTCGTTATTTATACCCCTGCAGTGCCAAGTACAATGGGAGAGTTAGTACGCTTTCGCGAAAGCGGGCATACCCTAAAAAAACGCGCAGAAGTGCTGGGACTCATTGCAAACCAGTCGTTCTCGCTTGCCGTTGCTGGTACCCACGGAAAAACAACTACCTCAAGTATATTAGGTCACTTACTCGCTGCTACGGGAGCACCCGTAACGGCTTTTGTAGGAGGAATAACAAATAATTACAACGGTAACCTTATTCAAAACGGAAGCGATATTACTGTTGTAGAAGCAGATGAGTTTGATAGGTCATTCTTACAGCTCACTCCAGACATATTGTGCATCACCTCTATGGATGCAGATCATCTCGATATTTATGAAGACGAGGCAGATCTTGTGGCGACTTTTCAAGAGTTTGGATCTCTTGTAGCTCCAGAAATGAGATTTATAAAAAATGGTTTGCCACTTGCAGGTAATACCGTGGGTATAGAAGATGACGCAACATACTCGGCACAAAATGTGCGCATTGTAGCTGGTGCTTATCATTTTGATTTTAAGTATCCAGAAGGTGTGCTTAAAGATTTAAAATTTACATTACCAGGGAGGCACAATCTATTTAATGCTACCACGGCACTTAGTATGGCGGTGGCTTACGGCACTCCAGTAGCAAAGTTGCCAGAAGCGTTAGCTAGTTATACGGGTGTAAATCGCAGGTTTACTTATCGCTACCAGTCTCAAGATAAGGTGCTCATAGATGATTATGCACATCACCCTACAGAGATTGCGGCGGTATACCAAAGTATAAAAGAGATGTATCCGGGCGAGGAGGTGCTGGCTATTTTTCAGCCACATTTGTTTAGTAGAACAAAAGATTTTATGGCAGATTTTGCTACAGAGTTATCTCGCTTTGATGAGGTGGCACTGCTAGATATTTACCCAGCTAGAGAGCTACCTATAGATAGTGTTACAAGTCAAGCCCTATTAGATAAAATGACGCTTTCAAATAAAGAAATTGTTACAAAAAATCGCTTACCTGAGATTGTAACAGCTTCAAATAAGAAAATTGTAGTGATGATGGGTGCTGGAGATATAGGAGTAGAAATTTTAAAAGTCGCAAAAAAATTGCAAAGTGAAGATTAA
- a CDS encoding cell division protein FtsQ/DivIB: MKINWFYIKMVVLLGFTVFLYGFSVQRNAARQVENVTISFDDESAPFVTRETVNKLLIVSGKKVSETSKENLALSIMEKRVKAHPIIKNADVYVSMSGEVGVAIEQRKPIARLNGATSFYIDQSGEVMPLSENHAAHVPLVTGATDKNIDEVFELVDFINKDTFLSKHIIGISRTTSGEYMLKARKLAYTISLGKVEQLNKRFSNYKAFYQKAQKDKSLDNYKTIVLKYDGQVVCEKK, encoded by the coding sequence GTGAAGATTAACTGGTTTTACATAAAGATGGTTGTTTTATTAGGGTTCACAGTGTTTCTGTATGGGTTTTCTGTACAAAGAAATGCTGCGCGACAGGTAGAAAATGTTACCATCTCTTTTGATGATGAAAGTGCACCTTTTGTCACTCGTGAGACCGTTAATAAATTGTTGATAGTAAGTGGAAAAAAGGTGTCGGAAACGTCTAAAGAAAATTTAGCTTTGAGTATAATGGAAAAGCGTGTCAAGGCGCATCCAATTATCAAGAACGCAGATGTTTATGTATCGATGAGTGGTGAGGTAGGAGTTGCAATAGAGCAACGCAAGCCTATTGCACGACTCAACGGTGCTACGTCTTTTTATATAGACCAGAGTGGTGAGGTAATGCCGCTCTCAGAAAATCACGCTGCACACGTCCCTCTGGTAACTGGAGCGACAGATAAAAATATAGACGAAGTATTTGAACTGGTAGATTTTATCAATAAAGATACATTTCTCTCAAAGCACATCATAGGTATATCACGCACCACTAGTGGTGAGTATATGCTCAAAGCAAGAAAACTAGCGTACACAATCTCGCTAGGTAAAGTAGAGCAGCTTAATAAACGTTTCAGCAATTATAAAGCGTTTTATCAAAAGGCACAAAAGGATAAAAGCTTAGATAATTATAAAACAATAGTGCTCAAGTATGACGGGCAAGTAGTTTGTGAGAAAAAGTAA
- a CDS encoding nuclear transport factor 2 family protein: MKKRLKLSSVMMVVILCAIACADSSHKNEENFKESEVTTSITKSVQETQGDKTLEIANAFMAAMGKGDMEAMKSLMHEDMVWQNAGDSSLPWIGPWEGKKAILEDFFPVFGKNFVTKKWETTDAFASGDTAAYFGQMIGLLTNSNKETQEFTYALRVKVKDDKIILWNWFEDSYEVSKVYHATKN, from the coding sequence ATGAAAAAAAGACTAAAACTTAGTTCGGTAATGATGGTTGTGATTTTATGTGCAATAGCTTGTGCAGATTCCAGTCATAAAAATGAAGAAAACTTCAAAGAGAGTGAAGTAACAACTAGTATAACTAAAAGTGTTCAAGAAACACAAGGTGATAAAACACTAGAAATTGCAAATGCCTTTATGGCCGCAATGGGTAAGGGTGATATGGAGGCAATGAAAAGTTTAATGCACGAGGATATGGTATGGCAAAACGCTGGAGATTCGAGCTTACCTTGGATTGGTCCTTGGGAAGGAAAAAAAGCCATACTAGAAGATTTCTTTCCTGTTTTTGGAAAAAACTTTGTAACCAAAAAGTGGGAGACAACAGACGCTTTTGCTAGTGGAGATACAGCCGCTTATTTTGGACAAATGATAGGTTTGTTAACCAATTCTAATAAAGAAACTCAAGAGTTTACGTATGCTTTAAGAGTAAAGGTAAAAGATGACAAAATCATCCTTTGGAATTGGTTTGAAGATAGTTATGAGGTTTCTAAAGTATATCACGCCACTAAAAATTAG
- the ftsA gene encoding cell division protein FtsA, protein MENQNIAVGLDIGTTKIVAMIGRYNEYNKVEILGIGKSKSLGVHRGVVNNITQTIQSVQQAVQEAEDVSGIKIKDVVVGIAGQHIRSLQHSDYITRNNSEEVIDAQDIEALCDQVHKLVMLPGEEIIHVLPQEYKVDGQSEIKEPIGMYGGRVEANFHVVVGQVASIRNIGRCVKSAGLNLDRITLEPLASANAVLSQEEKEAGVALIDIGGGTTDLAIFKDGIIRHTAVIPFGGNIITDDIKEGCSIIEKQAELLKIKFGSAWPGENKDNEIVSIPGLRGREPKEITLKNLSKIIHARVVEIVEQVYLEIKNYGHEEQKKKLIAGIVLTGGGSQLKHLKQLVEYITGMDTRIGYPNEHLAGDSDAETTSPLYATAVGLVMNSLEHGLYNSHLDAEEEVIAKEEEVFTDTINEVQETDIEARQTKPQAPKRSIFDRWADKFKDFLDNAE, encoded by the coding sequence ATGGAAAATCAAAATATCGCAGTAGGACTGGACATAGGGACCACGAAGATCGTGGCAATGATAGGGCGGTACAATGAGTACAACAAGGTAGAAATTCTAGGTATAGGAAAGTCTAAAAGTCTTGGTGTGCATCGTGGTGTAGTTAATAATATTACCCAGACCATACAGTCTGTACAACAAGCAGTACAAGAAGCCGAAGATGTTTCAGGTATTAAAATAAAAGATGTTGTAGTTGGTATAGCTGGACAGCACATACGCTCATTACAACATAGCGATTACATAACTAGAAATAACTCTGAAGAGGTCATAGACGCGCAAGATATAGAGGCATTATGTGATCAAGTACATAAACTCGTAATGCTACCTGGTGAAGAGATTATACACGTCTTACCACAAGAGTATAAAGTAGACGGTCAGAGTGAGATTAAAGAACCCATAGGGATGTATGGTGGTCGTGTGGAAGCAAACTTTCACGTGGTTGTGGGGCAGGTTGCCTCAATAAGAAACATAGGCCGTTGTGTAAAAAGCGCAGGTCTTAACTTAGACCGTATTACACTAGAGCCATTAGCCTCTGCAAATGCGGTGCTAAGCCAAGAAGAAAAAGAAGCTGGAGTTGCGCTTATAGATATAGGAGGTGGTACTACAGATCTTGCTATTTTTAAAGATGGTATCATTAGGCATACGGCTGTAATACCCTTTGGCGGTAATATCATTACAGATGATATTAAAGAAGGTTGCTCAATTATTGAGAAACAAGCAGAGCTGCTTAAAATAAAATTTGGATCTGCGTGGCCAGGTGAGAATAAAGATAATGAGATTGTTTCTATTCCTGGATTGCGTGGTCGTGAGCCTAAGGAGATAACATTAAAAAACTTATCAAAAATCATTCACGCACGAGTAGTGGAGATTGTAGAACAAGTGTATCTAGAAATTAAGAATTACGGTCACGAGGAGCAAAAGAAAAAACTTATAGCAGGTATAGTGCTTACAGGTGGTGGTAGCCAACTTAAACACTTAAAACAGCTAGTAGAATATATCACTGGTATGGATACTCGTATAGGTTATCCTAATGAGCACCTAGCCGGAGATAGTGATGCAGAGACCACAAGCCCGCTTTATGCAACAGCAGTAGGTCTTGTGATGAATAGTCTAGAACACGGGCTATACAACTCACACCTTGATGCAGAAGAAGAGGTGATAGCCAAAGAAGAAGAGGTATTTACAGATACCATAAATGAAGTACAAGAAACAGACATAGAAGCAAGGCAAACTAAGCCGCAAGCGCCTAAGCGCAGCATCTTTGATAGATGGGCAGATAAGTTTAAAGATTTTCTTGATAATGCAGAGTAG